The Candidatus Flexicrinis affinis genome has a segment encoding these proteins:
- a CDS encoding SDR family oxidoreductase, producing MEFAGKRALVTGASRGIGAGVARMLADQGAAIAVHYNHSASAAAEVLSSLSGSGHALVQADLSQRDAARAMVDAAVDALGGLDILINNAGIYTEHPVLSADYDDWKAQWDAIIQTNLVAAADSIYWAVRVMEDGGAVVNVSSRGAFRGEPFSPAYGASKAGMNSMGQSLAVALAPRRIHVISVAPGWVDTDMATEHMDGPAGDAIRGQSPYGRVATVEEVAYAVVFAASDKAKFMTGAILDINGASYLRT from the coding sequence ATGGAATTCGCAGGGAAACGCGCACTGGTGACCGGTGCGAGCCGCGGGATCGGCGCCGGGGTCGCCCGCATGCTGGCAGATCAAGGCGCCGCAATCGCCGTCCATTACAACCACAGTGCGAGCGCCGCCGCCGAGGTCCTTTCAAGCCTATCTGGATCGGGTCACGCGCTCGTTCAAGCCGACCTGTCGCAGCGCGATGCCGCGCGTGCCATGGTCGACGCCGCGGTCGATGCATTGGGCGGGCTGGATATCCTGATCAACAACGCCGGCATCTACACCGAACATCCGGTCCTGAGCGCCGACTACGACGACTGGAAAGCACAGTGGGACGCCATCATCCAGACCAACCTCGTCGCCGCGGCCGACTCGATCTACTGGGCCGTGCGCGTCATGGAAGACGGCGGGGCCGTGGTGAACGTTAGCTCGCGCGGCGCATTTCGCGGCGAGCCGTTCAGCCCGGCATACGGAGCAAGCAAGGCCGGCATGAACAGCATGGGCCAGTCGCTCGCAGTCGCGCTCGCGCCCCGCCGCATTCACGTCATCAGCGTCGCGCCGGGCTGGGTTGACACCGATATGGCGACCGAACACATGGACGGCCCCGCCGGCGACGCCATCCGCGGGCAGTCGCCGTATGGCCGTGTCGCGACAGTCGAGGAAGTTGCATACGCCGTGGTCTTCGCAGCCTCGGACAAAGCCAAATTCATGACCGGTGCCATCCTCGACATCAACGGGGCATCGTACCTGCGAACCTAA
- a CDS encoding Ig-like domain-containing protein → MRHIMKWVWIAAVVALCVPLGALAQGNTPQRVLRVVETSPQVGEELLPGELVVLRFDSPLDCATVDDHVTLGGAPVEGECDGATLSVDVTGLIPPGETLDLAIEPGVRAEGGFGLGARFVLPVQARGFLRVISTVPQVGMEEIDTDTAIVVVFDRPVVPLTTLDDQAGLPQPLTLQPEVAGVGEWLGTSVYQFTPATALSGGTVYVGVVDGLTAVDGAPLETAYSWNFATRPPLVANSLPADDEEGVPLTQAIQMTFSEPMDVESVESAFGLVIGDTPAQVAGAFEWNDDLTGFMFTPDERLALDTEYRFGWPEDSVFNAGQRSALPGFTSRFFTVPGPAIVATYPRDGAEFVQPYGGISLYFASKINPETVMERVTIDPLPEVELDGYFSEYDNRYDILFPLLAETQYTITVAPGIEDVYGNAIETGRTFSFVTGEEDPELSFNIPWSGIGVYDSQRESTELFVTHRNVEQVNLYLHTVDTSLFFAELNSEQFYQTVDTIVDQNNPLVRAWVLPGSEVRNVRRLDLVNVGAGGGEVNGVSIPPCEGAMPSRATIGDRGRIITTPEPTRAREAPVDGEIIELLYEGYAFTIVGGPRCSDGILWWEIVLRDERRAWIAEGLDDEYFFEITREAQAGAITVPLEFDGGPLPEGVYLLTADVQELGDIDIPVGPNRFDVRHIMVVADTALTVKRGPLNTLVWATDMHTGLPLANVAVDLFNAAGVASGVTDADGVANIAHDRVDNLYDRYLVIVNSDGRFGVTSSNWSDGLFPYQFDIAIDSYPSQYQIYVITDRPVYRPGQPVHYKVIAREKTDNDYTVTAGLDAFITFRNESFEPIDRVTVPLSEYGTAAGTFTIDENGGLGSYTITAELSLPEDVRYNSGQVYFDVAEYRLPEFQVGVTPEQAGVLQGETARAVVDTRYFFGGPVSNATIDYYISAQPYFFPYDGPGRYQFYDFNPDSGQSARLTAYSGSDSVVADENGMFTIEFPASIGSTGRSVEFVIEAVASDESGQSVSGRATVVAHQGQFYIGVQPGAFVGTAGLPLAFNLLTVDWDSQSVPNTTFNVQVVERRWNSVQELDPYSADIVWRSEVEEIEVASGTVTTNERGETSFEFVPPNGGIFKLIATGTDSEGNIVTSSGMVWVSGGEYVAWRQTNQTSTEIITDQQRYEVGDTAEILITSPFNGPTEALITLERGGVLRSERVTLTTNSTVYRLPIEADFAPTIYFSVVLIKGVDENNPVTDMRFGYATLQVDNSQFELDIDIQPDRETAGPRDEVTFTFTVRDHTGQPVQTELSAALTDLAALSLGEDRFQPILDFFYGPQPLSVLMASVLTINTDLITQYTRDVIKGGGGGGGGEFGVLELREEFIDTAFWEGQLETGPDGTAQVTISLPDNLTTWRMNVFGVTAGIDEPMKVGQQNEDIVATKPLIVRPVAPRFFVVGDDVMLGAVLNNNTDADITADVTLFHDGVTLATADTQQVTVPARGRARVSWLATVGDVEAVELVFSAEGGGVSDATRPQFGQGEDRLLPVRKFVVPEFVGTGGVLRQAGARVEAVVLPTRYQVAEGTLTIDLEPSLAVSAVKAVRAFEAFACDCAEAVASRLLANVTALRMLNATGSTDAELLADLREQSVLAIQRLIAQQKVDGGWGWYPTLDSSPLVTSWVLIALTEAEDNGFTVLSSAVSEGGRYLGRNLGAVNRNTRTYLLNRHALLLYALSRSGSTVSEARVSELFDLRDLLDVYGRALLLRTMATGERDYSREIGTLRSDLIGTAVLSANGANWEEGERDYLNWNSNTRTTAMALWALLSVNADEPLLPNVVRWLMIARRADLWETTQETAWSLMALTEWMIATDETQPDYSFTVSVSDAELLARTLTPADATARETVSVPIAELAQDEANLVEIDRTDGQGALYYTAYLNAFVPVPNVQAASRGITLSRVYRLQGSDATTTTAQVGDLVQVEVTLIAPAGLNFVVLEDSVPAGLEPIDPGLDTAQQTDTDAEFERGGVRYGRVWWADVQYRDDRVVLSADYVPAGTYTFTYVARATVEGVYNVIPTTAREFYLPEVYGRAAGAQFTVQPAEE, encoded by the coding sequence ATGCGACACATCATGAAGTGGGTATGGATCGCGGCCGTAGTGGCACTGTGCGTGCCGCTGGGAGCGCTGGCACAGGGCAATACTCCGCAGCGCGTCCTGCGGGTGGTGGAAACATCGCCGCAGGTGGGAGAAGAGCTGCTGCCCGGTGAACTCGTCGTCCTTCGATTCGACTCCCCGCTGGACTGCGCGACGGTCGACGACCATGTGACGCTGGGTGGCGCACCGGTCGAAGGCGAGTGCGACGGAGCCACGCTATCCGTGGATGTCACTGGATTGATCCCGCCCGGTGAAACGCTCGACCTCGCCATTGAGCCGGGCGTGCGTGCAGAAGGCGGTTTCGGGCTGGGGGCGCGCTTCGTGCTGCCGGTACAGGCGCGCGGCTTCCTGCGCGTCATTTCGACGGTGCCGCAGGTCGGGATGGAAGAGATCGACACCGACACGGCGATCGTCGTCGTCTTTGACCGCCCGGTGGTGCCGCTGACTACCCTTGACGATCAGGCCGGCCTGCCTCAGCCGCTGACGCTCCAACCAGAAGTTGCCGGCGTAGGCGAATGGCTGGGGACGTCGGTGTATCAGTTCACTCCCGCTACCGCGCTGTCTGGCGGTACGGTTTATGTCGGCGTGGTTGACGGGTTAACGGCAGTCGACGGAGCCCCGCTGGAGACGGCCTACAGTTGGAACTTCGCCACCCGTCCGCCGCTTGTCGCCAACAGCCTGCCGGCCGATGACGAAGAAGGCGTGCCCCTGACGCAGGCGATCCAAATGACGTTCAGCGAGCCGATGGACGTAGAAAGCGTCGAAAGCGCATTTGGTCTGGTCATCGGAGATACCCCGGCGCAGGTCGCCGGCGCGTTCGAGTGGAACGACGACCTGACCGGCTTTATGTTCACGCCTGACGAACGTCTGGCGCTGGATACCGAGTATCGCTTTGGCTGGCCGGAAGACTCCGTCTTCAATGCCGGTCAACGTTCGGCGCTTCCCGGCTTCACGTCGCGTTTCTTCACCGTGCCCGGCCCGGCGATCGTTGCGACGTATCCACGCGACGGCGCCGAGTTTGTACAGCCGTACGGAGGCATTTCGCTGTACTTTGCGTCGAAGATCAACCCTGAGACGGTCATGGAACGGGTCACGATCGACCCGCTGCCGGAGGTCGAACTCGACGGATATTTCAGCGAGTACGACAACCGTTACGACATCCTGTTCCCGCTTTTGGCGGAGACGCAGTACACCATTACCGTAGCGCCGGGGATCGAAGACGTTTACGGAAACGCCATCGAGACCGGGAGGACGTTCAGCTTCGTTACCGGCGAGGAAGACCCCGAGCTTTCGTTCAACATCCCGTGGTCGGGCATCGGCGTGTACGACAGCCAACGCGAATCGACCGAGCTGTTCGTGACACACCGCAATGTCGAGCAGGTCAACCTGTACCTGCACACGGTCGACACATCGTTGTTCTTCGCTGAACTCAACAGCGAGCAGTTCTACCAGACGGTCGACACGATCGTGGACCAGAACAATCCGCTCGTTCGGGCGTGGGTGCTGCCGGGGTCGGAGGTTCGCAACGTTCGCCGGCTCGATCTGGTCAACGTTGGCGCCGGCGGGGGCGAGGTCAACGGCGTGAGTATTCCGCCGTGCGAAGGCGCTATGCCGTCGCGCGCGACGATCGGCGACCGGGGCCGTATCATTACGACCCCCGAACCGACGCGCGCCCGTGAAGCGCCGGTGGACGGCGAGATCATCGAGCTGCTGTACGAAGGCTACGCGTTCACGATCGTGGGCGGGCCGCGGTGCTCGGACGGCATCCTATGGTGGGAGATCGTATTGCGCGACGAGCGCCGTGCTTGGATCGCCGAGGGGCTGGACGACGAGTACTTCTTCGAGATCACGCGCGAGGCGCAGGCCGGCGCGATCACCGTACCGTTGGAGTTCGACGGCGGGCCGCTGCCGGAGGGCGTGTATCTGCTGACGGCGGACGTGCAAGAGCTTGGCGATATCGACATCCCGGTCGGTCCGAACCGTTTCGACGTGCGACACATCATGGTCGTGGCGGATACGGCGCTGACGGTCAAGCGCGGGCCGCTCAACACACTCGTCTGGGCGACCGACATGCACACCGGCTTGCCGCTGGCGAACGTTGCGGTCGATCTGTTCAACGCGGCCGGCGTGGCGTCGGGTGTAACCGACGCCGACGGCGTGGCCAACATCGCACACGACCGTGTCGACAACTTGTACGACCGCTATCTGGTCATAGTCAACAGCGACGGGCGCTTCGGCGTTACCTCGAGCAACTGGTCGGACGGCTTGTTCCCGTACCAGTTCGACATCGCCATCGACTCCTATCCGTCGCAGTATCAGATCTACGTGATCACCGACCGCCCCGTCTATCGACCTGGTCAGCCTGTGCACTACAAGGTCATCGCACGCGAAAAGACCGACAACGACTACACGGTGACTGCCGGCCTCGACGCGTTCATCACGTTCCGAAACGAGTCGTTCGAGCCTATCGATCGGGTGACGGTTCCGCTTAGCGAATACGGCACCGCGGCCGGCACGTTTACGATTGACGAGAACGGCGGTCTGGGGTCGTACACCATCACGGCAGAGCTGTCGCTTCCCGAAGATGTGCGCTACAACTCCGGTCAGGTCTACTTCGACGTGGCCGAATACCGCCTGCCTGAGTTCCAAGTCGGCGTGACTCCGGAACAGGCAGGCGTGCTGCAAGGTGAGACGGCGCGCGCAGTGGTCGATACACGCTACTTTTTCGGCGGGCCGGTGTCGAACGCGACGATCGACTACTACATCAGCGCGCAGCCGTATTTCTTCCCGTACGACGGCCCGGGCCGTTACCAGTTCTACGACTTCAATCCGGACAGCGGCCAGTCGGCGCGGCTGACGGCGTACTCCGGCAGCGACTCGGTGGTCGCCGACGAAAACGGAATGTTCACCATCGAGTTCCCGGCGTCGATCGGGTCGACCGGCCGTAGTGTCGAGTTCGTGATCGAGGCGGTCGCCAGCGACGAAAGCGGGCAGTCGGTTTCGGGTCGCGCCACAGTCGTCGCGCATCAAGGACAGTTCTACATCGGCGTCCAGCCCGGCGCATTCGTCGGGACGGCCGGCCTACCGCTGGCGTTCAACTTGCTCACCGTCGACTGGGACAGCCAGTCCGTGCCGAACACGACCTTCAACGTGCAGGTTGTCGAACGGCGCTGGAACTCGGTGCAGGAACTCGACCCGTACTCGGCCGACATCGTGTGGCGATCCGAGGTCGAGGAGATCGAGGTCGCATCCGGCACGGTGACGACCAACGAGCGCGGCGAAACGTCGTTCGAGTTTGTCCCGCCCAACGGTGGCATCTTCAAACTGATCGCGACCGGAACAGATTCTGAAGGCAATATCGTGACCAGCTCGGGGATGGTATGGGTCTCCGGCGGCGAATACGTCGCATGGCGGCAGACCAACCAGACCAGCACCGAGATTATCACCGATCAACAGCGATACGAGGTTGGCGATACGGCCGAAATCCTAATTACGTCGCCGTTCAACGGGCCGACTGAGGCACTCATCACATTGGAGCGCGGCGGCGTGCTGCGCTCGGAGCGCGTGACCCTGACCACCAACAGCACGGTCTACCGTTTGCCGATCGAGGCCGACTTCGCGCCGACCATCTACTTCTCGGTCGTGCTGATCAAGGGTGTGGACGAGAACAATCCGGTCACTGACATGCGCTTCGGCTATGCGACGCTGCAAGTCGACAACTCGCAGTTTGAACTGGACATCGACATCCAGCCCGATCGCGAGACCGCCGGCCCGCGCGACGAGGTGACGTTCACGTTCACTGTGCGCGATCACACCGGCCAGCCCGTGCAGACCGAACTGAGCGCAGCTCTGACCGATCTGGCCGCGCTATCGCTGGGCGAGGACCGCTTCCAGCCGATCCTCGACTTCTTCTACGGCCCGCAGCCGCTCTCGGTGCTCATGGCGAGCGTGCTGACGATCAACACCGATCTGATCACGCAGTACACGCGCGACGTCATCAAGGGCGGCGGCGGTGGCGGTGGCGGCGAGTTTGGCGTTTTGGAACTGCGCGAGGAGTTTATCGACACGGCGTTCTGGGAGGGCCAGCTTGAGACCGGCCCGGACGGCACCGCGCAGGTGACGATCAGCCTGCCGGACAACCTGACGACGTGGCGCATGAACGTTTTCGGCGTAACGGCCGGCATTGACGAGCCGATGAAGGTCGGCCAGCAGAACGAGGATATCGTCGCCACCAAGCCGCTGATCGTGCGGCCAGTGGCCCCGCGCTTCTTCGTCGTTGGTGACGACGTGATGCTGGGCGCCGTACTCAACAACAATACCGACGCGGACATCACGGCGGATGTGACGCTGTTCCACGACGGCGTGACGCTGGCGACGGCAGACACGCAGCAGGTTACCGTGCCGGCCCGGGGCCGCGCTCGTGTGTCGTGGCTGGCGACCGTCGGCGATGTCGAGGCCGTCGAGCTGGTGTTCAGCGCCGAAGGCGGTGGCGTCAGCGATGCAACCCGCCCGCAGTTCGGGCAGGGCGAAGACCGCCTGCTGCCGGTGCGCAAGTTCGTTGTGCCGGAGTTTGTCGGTACGGGCGGCGTTCTGCGACAGGCCGGTGCGCGGGTCGAAGCGGTCGTGCTGCCGACCCGCTATCAAGTTGCCGAAGGCACGCTTACGATCGACCTTGAGCCGTCGCTGGCTGTGTCCGCAGTGAAGGCAGTGCGGGCATTCGAGGCATTTGCCTGTGACTGCGCCGAAGCGGTTGCGTCGCGCCTGCTGGCGAACGTGACGGCGCTGCGGATGCTTAACGCTACCGGCAGCACCGACGCCGAGCTCTTGGCCGATCTCCGCGAACAGAGCGTGTTGGCAATCCAACGGCTGATCGCGCAGCAGAAGGTTGACGGCGGATGGGGCTGGTATCCGACACTCGACAGCAGTCCGCTAGTGACGTCGTGGGTGCTGATCGCATTGACCGAGGCTGAGGACAACGGGTTCACGGTGCTGTCGTCGGCGGTATCGGAAGGCGGACGGTATCTGGGCCGCAACCTCGGTGCGGTCAATCGCAACACGCGAACCTACTTGCTGAACCGGCATGCACTGCTGCTGTACGCGCTGTCGCGCAGCGGGTCGACCGTGTCGGAAGCGCGCGTCTCGGAACTGTTCGACCTGCGCGACCTGCTCGATGTGTACGGCCGTGCCCTGCTGCTGCGGACGATGGCGACCGGTGAACGCGACTACAGCCGCGAGATCGGTACGCTGCGCAGCGACCTGATTGGGACCGCCGTGTTGTCGGCAAACGGCGCCAACTGGGAAGAAGGCGAGCGCGACTACCTCAACTGGAACAGCAACACGCGCACCACCGCGATGGCGCTGTGGGCGCTGCTGTCCGTCAACGCGGATGAACCGCTGCTGCCGAACGTCGTGCGTTGGCTGATGATTGCGCGGCGTGCTGACCTGTGGGAGACGACGCAGGAGACCGCGTGGTCGCTGATGGCGCTTACCGAATGGATGATCGCCACCGACGAGACCCAACCGGACTACAGCTTTACCGTGTCAGTAAGCGATGCGGAACTGCTCGCGCGCACGCTGACCCCGGCGGACGCGACAGCGCGCGAAACAGTCAGCGTGCCGATCGCCGAGCTGGCGCAAGACGAGGCGAACCTCGTCGAGATCGACCGCACGGACGGGCAGGGCGCGCTGTACTACACGGCGTACCTCAACGCCTTCGTGCCGGTGCCGAACGTGCAGGCCGCGAGCCGAGGCATTACGCTCTCGCGCGTGTACCGCCTGCAAGGCAGCGATGCCACGACGACTACGGCCCAAGTCGGGGATTTGGTACAGGTCGAGGTCACGTTGATCGCACCTGCCGGCCTCAACTTCGTCGTACTGGAAGACTCTGTCCCGGCCGGCCTCGAGCCGATCGATCCGGGCCTCGACACGGCGCAGCAGACCGACACGGACGCCGAGTTTGAACGCGGCGGCGTGCGGTATGGCCGTGTATGGTGGGCGGACGTGCAGTACCGTGACGACCGCGTGGTGCTCAGCGCAGACTATGTGCCGGCCGGGACATACACGTTTACGTATGTGGCGCGCGCAACCGTCGAAGGCGTGTACAATGTGATCCCGACCACCGCGCGCGAGTTCTACCTGCCTGAAGTGTATGGCCGCGCGGCTGGCGCTCAGTTCACTGTCCAGCCCGCGGAGGAGTAG
- a CDS encoding cyclase family protein: protein MLYDITRTVRPATAVWPGDAQYQVDTVLAMDAGTSVNLTTLSLSPHTGTHADAYFHYTRAGVHPADMPLSPYLGPARVVTVARRAGPLTSADFAPGALDGVQRLLIKSHVSDLPDDQWPSEFPYLSVALIETLALHGCVLIGLDSPSVDAFDSTDLPCHNAIRNVGMVNLELCLLRDVPDGDYELIALPLKLDLACGSPVRAVLRTI from the coding sequence ATGCTCTACGACATCACACGAACCGTACGCCCAGCGACCGCCGTGTGGCCCGGCGACGCACAATATCAGGTCGACACCGTGCTCGCGATGGATGCCGGTACGTCGGTCAACCTGACGACACTGTCGCTCAGCCCTCACACCGGTACCCATGCCGACGCTTACTTCCACTACACCCGCGCCGGCGTACATCCCGCCGACATGCCGCTTTCGCCGTATCTTGGTCCGGCACGGGTCGTTACCGTCGCCCGCCGCGCTGGCCCCCTCACCTCTGCCGATTTCGCACCCGGCGCGCTCGATGGCGTGCAGCGGCTGCTCATCAAGAGCCACGTCAGCGACCTGCCGGACGACCAATGGCCGTCCGAATTCCCGTATCTATCGGTCGCGCTCATCGAAACGCTCGCATTACACGGCTGCGTGCTAATCGGATTGGACTCCCCGTCGGTCGACGCCTTCGACAGCACCGATCTCCCCTGCCACAACGCAATCCGAAACGTGGGTATGGTCAATCTCGAACTATGCTTGCTGCGTGACGTCCCCGACGGCGACTACGAATTGATCGCGCTGCCCCTTAAACTCGACCTCGCCTGCGGCAGCCCCGTCCGCGCAGTCTTACGAACGATATAG